A window of Synechococcus sp. MEDNS5 contains these coding sequences:
- a CDS encoding peptide chain release factor 3: MSTESGPQDGKELLEAVARRRNFAIISHPDAGKTTLTEKLLLYGGAIQQAGAVKARGEQRKVTSDWMELEKQRGISITSTVLQFDYTGNTINLLDTPGHQDFSEDTYRTLAAADNAVMLEDAAKGLEPQTRKLFEVCRMRQIPIFTFINKMDRPGREPLALLDEIEAELELTPWAVNWPIGSGEQFRGVIDRRTREVVLFSRAERGRQSEERHLSLDDPELLDLVESDLLDQAVEEMELLDAAGAELDLELVHAGELTPVFFGSAMTNFGVRPFLNAFLEMAQKPVARLGHDGPVDPLSPDFSGFVFKLQANMDPRHRDRVAFVRVCSGRFEKDMTVRHARTGRSIRLSRPQKLFGQDRAVVEDAYPGDVIGLNNPGMFSIGDTLYVGPKVEYEGIPCFSPEIFSWLRNPNPSAFKNFRKGVNELREEGAVQILYDTDESKRDPILAAVGQLQLEVVQHRLENEYGVETRLEPLGYQVARWVNGGWPALEKVGRIFNCKTVRDAWNRPVLLFKNQWNLNQLNEEHPALELSTVAPVVSGVEPISL, encoded by the coding sequence ATGAGCACGGAATCAGGTCCACAAGACGGCAAGGAACTCCTGGAGGCGGTGGCCCGTCGCAGAAATTTCGCGATCATTTCCCATCCAGACGCCGGCAAGACCACCCTGACGGAAAAACTGCTGCTGTACGGCGGTGCCATTCAGCAGGCGGGAGCTGTGAAGGCTCGGGGTGAGCAGCGCAAGGTGACCTCTGACTGGATGGAGTTGGAAAAGCAGCGGGGAATCTCGATCACCTCAACGGTTCTGCAGTTCGATTACACAGGCAACACCATCAATCTGCTCGATACACCGGGGCACCAGGATTTTTCAGAGGACACCTACCGGACCCTGGCGGCGGCTGACAATGCCGTGATGCTTGAAGATGCGGCCAAGGGGCTGGAGCCTCAGACGCGCAAGCTTTTCGAGGTCTGTCGGATGCGGCAGATTCCGATTTTCACCTTCATCAACAAGATGGACCGTCCGGGGCGTGAGCCTCTGGCGCTTCTCGATGAAATCGAAGCAGAACTGGAACTGACTCCCTGGGCAGTGAACTGGCCGATCGGAAGTGGCGAACAGTTTCGTGGCGTGATCGATCGGAGGACCCGTGAGGTGGTGTTGTTCAGCCGCGCTGAACGCGGAAGGCAGTCAGAAGAACGTCATCTGTCTCTGGATGATCCAGAACTTCTGGATCTGGTGGAGTCCGACCTCCTGGATCAGGCGGTTGAGGAGATGGAACTTCTGGACGCTGCCGGAGCAGAGCTCGACCTGGAGCTCGTGCATGCCGGTGAGCTCACGCCGGTGTTCTTCGGGTCTGCGATGACCAATTTCGGTGTGCGTCCGTTCCTCAATGCTTTTTTGGAGATGGCGCAAAAACCGGTGGCTCGTCTCGGTCATGACGGGCCTGTTGATCCCTTGAGCCCAGATTTCAGTGGCTTCGTGTTCAAGCTTCAGGCCAATATGGATCCACGCCATCGCGATCGTGTGGCATTCGTGCGGGTGTGCAGCGGCAGGTTTGAAAAGGACATGACCGTTCGCCATGCGCGAACAGGCCGCTCTATCCGTCTCTCCCGGCCCCAGAAGCTCTTCGGTCAGGATCGTGCTGTGGTGGAGGACGCCTATCCCGGGGACGTGATCGGCCTTAACAATCCAGGCATGTTTTCGATTGGGGACACCCTCTATGTGGGGCCCAAGGTTGAGTACGAGGGCATTCCCTGTTTCAGTCCGGAGATTTTTAGCTGGCTGCGCAATCCCAATCCCTCAGCCTTCAAAAACTTCCGCAAAGGGGTGAATGAGCTGCGGGAGGAGGGCGCTGTTCAGATTCTCTACGACACCGATGAGAGCAAGCGCGATCCGATCTTGGCGGCCGTTGGTCAGCTGCAGCTTGAGGTGGTACAGCACCGTTTGGAAAATGAATACGGCGTGGAGACCAGGCTTGAACCTCTGGGCTACCAGGTGGCCCGTTGGGTGAATGGTGGATGGCCAGCGCTAGAGAAGGTGGGTCGGATCTTTAACTGCAAAACCGTTCGCGATGCCTGGAACCGCCCGGTGTTGTTGTTCAAGAATCAGTGGAACCTCAATCAGCTGAATGAGGAGCACCCGGCTCTTGAGCTGAGCACGGTTGCTCCTGTGGTGAGTGGCGTCGAGCCGATCAGCCTTTGA